The genomic region GAGGTTTTGCAGCACCTGTTCGGCCTCAGGGAGATTTTCCCGTTCGAGGTCGGCGTTCAGGCTCATGAAGCCGACCCCGCCGAGCACTTCGCGTTCAGTCCAGGGGCCGTAGGACAAGCCGTGCTTGAGGCGCAGTTGCCGGTACAGCGCCCAGTCCAGGTAATCTTTGAGCAGGTCGTAGGTTTCGTCATGCTGGTCATCCAGTACCGGCTCGGGGAACAGCCAGTGCAGCTTGGCGCCATCGCCGACCCAGCCGTGGATCAGGTCGCGGTGGCTGGCGGCAGTGTGCCGGATTTCCGGGAGCGGCCGATGTTCGCTGGGCTCCACCGGGTCGAGTTGGCCGTAGGTGCGTTCCAGATAGGCGGGCAGCAGTTTGTCGAGGTCACCGACGATGATCAGGGTCATGTTGTTCGGCGCGTACCAGTTCTTGCGCACCGCTTCCAGCTGATCGCGAGTCAGGTGATTGGCCTCGGCGCGTTCGGCGCATTTGAGGCCTAGTTCGACGGCCAGTTGGTTGCTGGCGTTGTGGCCGAGGTCCTGGCGGTCCAGCAGGCGTTGCAAATGGGAGTAATGGCCCCCGTCTTCACGTTCGACCACCCGCTTGGCCGCATCGATATTGGCGTCGGTCAGTTGCGTGCGGGTGAGGATGGCCAGCAACAGGTCCAGTACCTTGCGTTGGTTTTGCGCAGGGGCCTCGATCACGAAAGTGGTGTCGGCGTTGCTGGTATAGGCGTTCCACTCGCCGCCCAGGGCTTGCATGCGGTCTTCGAGGTCGCCTTCTCCGCCGCCGTCGATACCGCTGAACAGCAAGTGTTCGAGCAGGTGCGGCAGTTCCTTGTCTTCGCAGCCGAAGTCATCCAGGCCCACGCCCACCACCAGGCGAATCGCTACGTGCCCGCGTTCGGTGCCTGGCTTGAGCAGCAGTTGCAGACCGTTGGGCAAGGTGTAGCCTTCGACTTGCAGGCGGTCAAAGGCATAGGTATGTGCAGAGCCTAGGAGCAGGCAGGCGAGTAACAGGCGACGCATAAAACAAGCTTCCTGGCGAATGAGGTCCATTGTTAACTGACTTCACTCGCCGTCGTACGTTCAGGGTGAATGGGTGATGTCGGCAATATCTTCGGCGGAGAGTGCGCCAGTGTCGGATGTTTCCAACACTACATAAGCGCTGCTACAAAACAACGAATTCAAGCGTTTCATGTCGGCAATCAGCTCCAGATGCAGTGAGCTGGTCTCCAGGCTCTGCACGATCTTGCGTTGCAGGCGGCTGACGTGGGCGTGGGCCAGGCGACGCTCTTGGGCGCGAAAGCGGCGTTTTTCACGCAGTAACTGACGGGCGCTTTCCGGGTCACCGCTGAGGAACACCGAGAGACCCAGGCGCAGGTTGGCAATCAACTGGCTGTGCAGGCCACTGAGTTCTTCCAGGCCCACTTCGGAAAATTGCCGGCGCTGCGAGGTTTTCTGCTGTTGGACCTTACGCAGCATGCGCTCGATCAGGTCACCGGCCAGTTTCAGGTTGATCGACAGCTCGATGATTTCTGCCCAGCGGCGGTTGTCTTGTTCGCTCAGGTCTTCCCGGGGCATTTGCGCCAAATAAAGTTTGATCGCGCTGTAGAGCGCTTCGACGTCATCGCTGAGGCTGCGCATCTCTTGGGTGATTGCGGTTTGATTGCCGCGCAGGACCTCTTGCATCGAAGTGAGCATATTGTCGATCAGGTCGCCCAGGCGCAGGGTTTCTCGCGCGGCGTTGGCCAGGGCCAGGCTCGGCGTGGTGAGCGCGGCCAGGTCAAGGTGGCGTGGTTTGGCCTTGCCATTGGTTTCTTCGCGCTCGGGCAGCAGCCAGGCACACAGCCGCGCCATAGGGCCAATGGTGGGCAGCAGAATCAAGCAGCGCGTGACGTTGTAGAGCAGGTGGAAGGTGATGACCATGCCTTGGGCGCTGTAATCCAGGCCGTCCATCCAGAGGACGAGTGGGTCAAGCACGGGAATGATCAGCAACAGACCAATCAATTTGTACAACAGGCTGCCCAGGGCCACTTGGCGCCCGGCAGTGTTTTGCATGCTGGTGCTGAGAAAGGCCAGCACGCCGCTGCCGATGTTGGCGCCGATCACCAGGCCGATAGCCACATGCAGCCCGATCACGCCGGCGCCCGCCAGGGTTGCCGTGAGCAATACAGCGGCAAGGCTGGAATAGGAAATCATGGCGAACAGCGCGCCGACCAGAGCGTCCAGCAAGATATCGCCGGTCAGCGAGGCGAAGATGACTTTGACACCCTGGGCATGGGTGATCGGCCCGGCGGCTTCGACGATCAATTGCAGCGCGAGGATGATCAGCCCCAAGCCGATTCCGACCCGGCCCAGTTGCCCGGCGCGCGTCTGTTTGCGCGACAGGAAGAAAATCACCCCGAGGAAGATCAGCAGCGGCGACAGCCAGGACAAGTCGAAAGTCAGCACCCGGGCCATCAACGCAGTACCGACGTCGGCGCCAAGCATGGTGGCCAAGGCCGGCGTGAGGCTCATCAGCCCTTGGCCGACGAAGGACGTCACCAGCATCGCGGTAGCGTTACTGCTTTGCACCATGGCCGTCACCAGGATACCGGCGACAAAGGCCAGCCAGCGCTTGGACATGTTCTGCCCGATGACTTGGCGCAAATTGGACCCGTAGACCCGCAGGATGCCGGTACGGACGATATGCGTGCCCCAGATAAGCAGGGTCACGGCGGAAAGCAGA from Pseudomonas synxantha harbors:
- a CDS encoding M16 family metallopeptidase codes for the protein MRRLLLACLLLGSAHTYAFDRLQVEGYTLPNGLQLLLKPGTERGHVAIRLVVGVGLDDFGCEDKELPHLLEHLLFSGIDGGGEGDLEDRMQALGGEWNAYTSNADTTFVIEAPAQNQRKVLDLLLAILTRTQLTDANIDAAKRVVEREDGGHYSHLQRLLDRQDLGHNASNQLAVELGLKCAERAEANHLTRDQLEAVRKNWYAPNNMTLIIVGDLDKLLPAYLERTYGQLDPVEPSEHRPLPEIRHTAASHRDLIHGWVGDGAKLHWLFPEPVLDDQHDETYDLLKDYLDWALYRQLRLKHGLSYGPWTEREVLGGVGFMSLNADLERENLPEAEQVLQNLKAQLLQDGLDPTAFARLQHAAIARQAWAVQGNSALADYYWSAAGDYADGHFSDPVKRIKAVSLAQTNQALREVLKQPGYWRIEKPLLSYDALTWIGAGVLGLIAIALISARRYRRRIVE
- a CDS encoding Na/Pi cotransporter family protein is translated as MLTLLNLLSAVTLLIWGTHIVRTGILRVYGSNLRQVIGQNMSKRWLAFVAGILVTAMVQSSNATAMLVTSFVGQGLMSLTPALATMLGADVGTALMARVLTFDLSWLSPLLIFLGVIFFLSRKQTRAGQLGRVGIGLGLIILALQLIVEAAGPITHAQGVKVIFASLTGDILLDALVGALFAMISYSSLAAVLLTATLAGAGVIGLHVAIGLVIGANIGSGVLAFLSTSMQNTAGRQVALGSLLYKLIGLLLIIPVLDPLVLWMDGLDYSAQGMVITFHLLYNVTRCLILLPTIGPMARLCAWLLPEREETNGKAKPRHLDLAALTTPSLALANAARETLRLGDLIDNMLTSMQEVLRGNQTAITQEMRSLSDDVEALYSAIKLYLAQMPREDLSEQDNRRWAEIIELSINLKLAGDLIERMLRKVQQQKTSQRRQFSEVGLEELSGLHSQLIANLRLGLSVFLSGDPESARQLLREKRRFRAQERRLAHAHVSRLQRKIVQSLETSSLHLELIADMKRLNSLFCSSAYVVLETSDTGALSAEDIADITHSP